The proteins below are encoded in one region of Paraburkholderia aromaticivorans:
- a CDS encoding MFS transporter, with amino-acid sequence MESIRRRNRFSATTGVLIVLCIMSFLMYVDRTNISTAALAIRRDLHLSNSQLGIVFSAFALTYALAMIPGGFIGDRLGARKMLAVCGVLWGLGTLLTGFAGGLGTLLLARFVVGLGESPIVPASARALTAWMEPERRGFSQGITHACARLGNASTPILVAGLITAFSWHIAFIVLGAASLAWVVLWVWYYRDNPADHPGITPQDIARLPAKLGKTRVPMRWPPLLRALWPASVVSFCHGWILWFFLNWMPSFFAQAYHLDIRHSAIFSSGIFLSGVVGTTLGGSLSDLMLKKTGNIRRSRQTLITVGFLAPIVFFVPMFLHTSSTLAALSLAAALFLSELVTAPLWAVAMDLAPNHAATSSSIMNTGLGIAASVSPLLVGWLVDTMHSWQPVFALSMFFLLLGPIAAHWIRPDRPYLGEPEAKAKEAAGFAAQMDAY; translated from the coding sequence ATGGAATCGATCCGCCGCCGCAACCGCTTTTCCGCGACGACAGGCGTACTGATTGTCCTGTGCATCATGTCGTTCCTGATGTATGTGGACCGCACCAACATTTCCACTGCGGCTCTCGCGATCCGTCGCGATCTGCATCTGAGCAACTCTCAGCTTGGCATCGTGTTTTCCGCCTTTGCGCTGACCTACGCGCTCGCGATGATTCCAGGCGGCTTTATCGGCGATCGTCTCGGCGCCCGCAAGATGCTCGCCGTGTGCGGCGTGCTGTGGGGTCTCGGCACGCTCCTGACCGGCTTCGCCGGCGGGCTGGGGACGTTGCTGCTCGCGCGCTTCGTCGTCGGGTTGGGTGAAAGCCCGATCGTGCCGGCATCGGCCCGCGCGTTGACCGCGTGGATGGAACCCGAGCGGCGCGGCTTTTCTCAAGGCATCACGCATGCCTGCGCCCGGTTGGGCAATGCATCGACGCCGATTCTCGTCGCCGGCCTGATCACCGCATTTTCGTGGCACATCGCGTTTATCGTGCTCGGTGCGGCGAGTCTCGCGTGGGTCGTACTGTGGGTCTGGTATTACCGCGACAATCCCGCCGATCATCCGGGTATCACGCCCCAGGACATCGCGCGCCTGCCCGCGAAACTCGGCAAGACACGCGTGCCGATGCGCTGGCCGCCGCTCTTGCGCGCGCTTTGGCCGGCTTCTGTGGTGAGTTTCTGTCACGGCTGGATTCTGTGGTTCTTTCTGAACTGGATGCCGTCGTTTTTTGCGCAGGCTTATCACCTGGATATCCGGCATTCGGCCATCTTCAGTTCGGGGATTTTCCTGAGCGGCGTAGTCGGCACCACACTTGGCGGCTCGCTCAGCGATCTGATGCTGAAGAAGACCGGCAACATCCGCCGCTCGCGTCAAACGCTGATTACCGTCGGTTTTCTCGCGCCGATCGTGTTCTTCGTGCCGATGTTCCTGCACACGTCGTCGACGCTCGCCGCGCTCTCGCTGGCTGCCGCGCTGTTTCTCTCCGAACTGGTGACCGCGCCGCTGTGGGCCGTCGCAATGGACCTCGCGCCCAATCACGCGGCGACGTCGAGCAGCATCATGAACACGGGGCTCGGCATTGCGGCTTCGGTGTCGCCACTGCTGGTCGGCTGGCTCGTCGATACGATGCATTCATGGCAGCCTGTGTTTGCGCTGTCGATGTTCTTTCTCCTGCTCGGGCCGATTGCTGCGCACTGGATTCGCCCTGACCGTCCCTATCTCGGCGAGCCGGAAGCAAAAGCGAAAGAAGCCGCCGGTTTTGCAGCGCAGATGGATGCTTATTGA
- a CDS encoding DUF190 domain-containing protein codes for MNGYQVTFFTQQDRRHHGKPLADWLVHLAGELGLRGATVIPACEGIGHHHRIHSAHFFELADQPLSVVMAMTSDEADRLFDRLRADGVHLFYVKMPVEFGVIGNDNGNAAKS; via the coding sequence ATGAACGGCTATCAGGTCACCTTCTTCACTCAACAGGATCGCCGCCATCACGGCAAACCGCTGGCCGACTGGCTCGTCCATCTTGCGGGCGAACTCGGTTTGCGTGGTGCAACCGTGATACCGGCCTGCGAAGGAATCGGCCACCATCACCGCATTCACTCCGCACACTTCTTTGAGTTGGCGGACCAGCCTTTGTCCGTCGTGATGGCGATGACGAGCGACGAAGCCGACCGGTTATTCGACCGGCTGCGCGCCGATGGTGTGCATCTGTTCTACGTGAAGATGCCTGTCGAGTTCGGCGTCATCGGGAACGACAACGGCAACGCTGCGAAGTCTTAG
- a CDS encoding mechanosensitive ion channel family protein yields the protein MFDNALRIESGPDWHHFHVYTDSEFVAVLLVVALLVAILLASAICYYVTRSIMLLIVSRLARQERHKWLRAAERHKVFHRLAPLVPAAIVYAAGPLLSGITFPMIAALGHPLSVLAACYMVYTVLRAALAFLDSVSERYSHFPSASERPIKSFLQIATIVLYVIALIAVISVLLERSPAYFLTGLSAMTALLIIIFRETLLGFVASIQLAAYDMLRVGDWIEVPGFVADGTVIDIALNTIKVQNFDNSIVMVPSYVLLTNGVKNWRGMTESGGRRVKHSIHFDADTVRFPDEALLARLHSDIDPPLAAFAPDDAGRRTNLGLYRLYLSAHFRDHPAIRHDMPLVIRQVQSSQPVVALEIFLYIDETRWEPYENLQSDMLDHAYGLVPLFGLRCWQPEYPASRQP from the coding sequence ATGTTCGACAATGCGCTGCGTATCGAAAGCGGACCAGACTGGCATCACTTCCACGTCTATACCGACAGTGAGTTTGTCGCGGTACTGCTCGTCGTGGCGCTGCTGGTCGCGATACTGCTGGCCAGCGCGATCTGTTACTACGTGACGCGCTCGATCATGCTGTTGATCGTCAGCCGCCTCGCGCGCCAGGAGCGGCACAAGTGGCTGCGAGCCGCCGAGCGCCACAAGGTCTTTCATCGGCTCGCGCCGCTCGTGCCCGCGGCAATCGTCTACGCGGCAGGTCCGCTGCTTTCCGGCATCACGTTCCCGATGATCGCGGCGCTCGGGCATCCGCTCTCGGTGCTGGCGGCCTGCTACATGGTGTACACGGTGTTGCGCGCCGCGCTGGCGTTCCTCGACAGCGTCAGCGAGCGCTACAGCCACTTCCCCTCCGCGAGCGAGCGGCCGATCAAGAGCTTCCTGCAGATCGCCACCATCGTGCTCTACGTGATCGCGCTGATCGCCGTGATTTCGGTGTTGCTCGAGCGTTCGCCCGCTTACTTTCTCACGGGCCTCAGCGCGATGACGGCGCTGCTCATCATCATCTTCCGTGAGACGCTGCTCGGCTTCGTCGCAAGCATCCAGCTCGCCGCCTACGACATGCTGCGGGTGGGCGACTGGATCGAAGTGCCCGGCTTCGTCGCCGACGGCACGGTGATCGACATTGCGCTGAACACGATCAAGGTGCAGAACTTCGACAACTCCATCGTCATGGTGCCGAGCTACGTTTTGCTGACAAATGGCGTGAAGAACTGGCGTGGCATGACGGAATCGGGCGGCAGGCGCGTCAAGCATTCGATTCATTTCGACGCCGACACGGTCCGCTTTCCCGACGAGGCGCTGCTCGCCCGGCTGCACAGCGATATCGACCCGCCGCTCGCGGCATTTGCGCCCGATGACGCAGGCCGCCGCACGAATCTCGGCCTGTACCGTCTCTATCTGTCCGCGCATTTCCGTGACCATCCGGCGATCCGCCACGACATGCCCCTTGTGATTCGCCAGGTGCAGTCCAGCCAGCCTGTCGTCGCGCTGGAGATCTTTCTCTACATCGACGAGACTCGCTGGGAACCGTACGAAAACCTGCAGTCGGACATGCTGGACCATGCTTATGGGCTCGTGCCGCTGTTCGGCCTGCGCTGCTGGCAACCGGAATACCCGGCATCCCGGCAGCCTTAG
- a CDS encoding SRPBCC family protein has product MRTVEYRFSTIWRIDAPVQAVWAAIQDSARWPEWWHNVERVDQLEAGSDQGVGVVQRYTWKGRLPYRLVFDMRVTRVDPLIALEGEASGDVEGAGRWSFSTDGRNLTVVRYDWCVRTNRAWMNALAPLLRPVFQWNHDAVMREGGAALARRLDARLLGIEQG; this is encoded by the coding sequence TTGCGTACGGTCGAATACCGCTTTTCCACCATCTGGCGCATCGATGCGCCCGTGCAGGCAGTGTGGGCGGCAATCCAGGATTCGGCGCGCTGGCCCGAATGGTGGCATAACGTCGAGCGCGTGGACCAGCTGGAGGCAGGTTCGGATCAGGGCGTGGGCGTCGTTCAACGCTATACGTGGAAAGGCAGGTTGCCCTATCGCCTGGTGTTCGATATGCGGGTGACGCGCGTCGACCCGTTGATCGCGCTGGAGGGGGAGGCCAGTGGCGACGTCGAAGGCGCCGGCCGGTGGAGTTTTTCGACCGACGGGCGCAATCTTACTGTGGTCCGCTATGACTGGTGCGTGCGTACGAACCGCGCGTGGATGAATGCATTGGCGCCGTTGTTGCGACCGGTTTTCCAATGGAACCACGACGCAGTGATGCGCGAAGGCGGCGCGGCGCTCGCGCGGCGGCTGGACGCGCGGCTGCTTGGCATCGAGCAGGGGTGA
- a CDS encoding MarR family winged helix-turn-helix transcriptional regulator encodes MDHRLVYLLNVGQKRLHRWSQTRTAAGGVTAAQAGLLFFLGKSDGALTSEAAAALDLKAPGMSGLVDRAERAGLVERHSDELDGRASRLWLTAAGRAALKRSKSGLAELNVRLTEGFTESEIDVVARWLTSLQDKFPDADEETA; translated from the coding sequence ATGGATCATCGGCTCGTATATCTGCTCAATGTGGGCCAAAAGCGCCTGCATCGGTGGTCGCAGACTCGGACAGCCGCAGGTGGAGTCACTGCAGCGCAGGCGGGGCTGCTTTTCTTTCTCGGGAAAAGCGACGGAGCCCTCACGAGCGAGGCGGCTGCGGCGCTCGATCTCAAGGCGCCGGGAATGAGCGGGTTGGTCGACAGAGCTGAGCGGGCCGGTCTCGTGGAACGCCATTCGGACGAACTCGATGGGCGCGCGTCGCGACTTTGGCTAACGGCCGCAGGACGCGCCGCACTCAAGCGATCGAAGTCGGGTCTTGCTGAGTTGAATGTCCGACTGACGGAGGGATTTACAGAGTCCGAGATCGACGTGGTTGCGCGCTGGCTGACGAGTTTGCAGGACAAGTTTCCTGACGCCGACGAGGAAACGGCATAG
- a CDS encoding enoyl-CoA hydratase, protein MNPEVNVELATGVLAVTISRPGKMNAITNVMYGALADAIERANVDDDVRALLIQADGDMFTAGNDLSEFATQATGNGPQKHHVVRFLRVLAEATVPIVAAVQGKAVGIGTTMLLHCDYVLLSEEAQLMTPFVNLALVPEAASSYLLPFQIGHVRAFEMFALGDPVSADTAVAWGIANRLVPVAELRTEARRIAEKIATKPYGSLTATKRLMRDAERLTAQMDRESITFVERLASAEAKEAFLAFAQKRRPDFTKIPR, encoded by the coding sequence ATGAATCCAGAAGTGAATGTAGAGCTTGCAACCGGCGTGCTGGCCGTGACGATCTCGCGACCGGGAAAAATGAACGCCATTACAAACGTGATGTATGGCGCGCTTGCGGATGCAATCGAGCGGGCAAATGTCGATGACGACGTTCGCGCATTGTTGATTCAGGCAGATGGGGACATGTTTACAGCCGGTAACGATCTCTCGGAATTCGCCACGCAGGCTACGGGCAACGGTCCACAGAAGCATCACGTAGTCCGCTTTCTTCGAGTTCTGGCTGAAGCAACAGTGCCTATCGTAGCCGCTGTTCAGGGCAAGGCGGTCGGAATCGGTACGACGATGTTGCTCCATTGCGACTACGTGCTGTTATCCGAGGAGGCGCAATTGATGACCCCCTTCGTGAATCTGGCCTTGGTTCCTGAAGCCGCCTCGAGCTACCTCCTGCCGTTCCAGATTGGACATGTCAGGGCATTCGAAATGTTCGCGCTCGGCGACCCCGTTTCGGCTGATACCGCGGTTGCCTGGGGCATCGCCAATCGGTTGGTCCCCGTTGCGGAATTGCGTACGGAAGCACGCCGGATTGCCGAGAAAATTGCCACCAAGCCCTACGGATCACTGACAGCAACGAAACGGCTCATGCGGGACGCAGAGCGGCTGACAGCCCAGATGGATCGGGAAAGCATCACATTCGTGGAGCGGCTTGCCAGCGCGGAGGCGAAAGAAGCATTCCTGGCGTTTGCTCAAAAACGCCGGCCAGACTTCACGAAGATACCGCGCTGA
- a CDS encoding sugar ABC transporter substrate-binding protein yields the protein MAQSKEDKDEVQGTRRGLLQGAGLSAALALMGGMITPAQAAEGGSFPAHKRWKIVFVNHVTTNPFFVPTQYGIQDATALLGMDYQWTGSANADIGEMVNAVNAAIAAKADAIAVPIVDPKAFDKPIQAALDAGIPVFAYNADAPSGSTNPRLAYIGQDLYLSGYQMGERIVSLIDSGLVALFIATPGQLNIQPRLDGAVAAIKKSGKKIDVQTIATGATVNEELSKIKSFFLGHQDLKGMFAVDAGSTQGVAVTMKESNLPSKGVHGGGFDLLPRTVDLINEGFLDFTIDQQPYVQGFYTVVQAFTFLASGGLVGPANVNTGLKFVTKGTVDPYLNTSTRYEGKSTKAQIVPRTGAIKG from the coding sequence ATGGCGCAATCGAAGGAAGACAAGGACGAAGTACAGGGCACGCGTCGGGGATTGCTGCAGGGCGCAGGCCTCTCTGCAGCACTGGCGCTAATGGGTGGAATGATCACGCCGGCCCAGGCGGCGGAAGGCGGTTCGTTTCCAGCGCACAAACGATGGAAGATCGTCTTCGTCAACCATGTGACGACGAATCCGTTCTTCGTGCCGACGCAATACGGCATTCAGGACGCGACCGCTTTGCTGGGCATGGACTATCAATGGACCGGCTCGGCCAATGCCGACATCGGCGAAATGGTCAATGCGGTCAACGCGGCGATTGCCGCGAAAGCCGACGCAATCGCAGTACCGATCGTCGACCCCAAGGCGTTCGACAAACCCATTCAGGCCGCGCTCGACGCCGGCATTCCCGTTTTCGCCTATAACGCCGACGCCCCTTCGGGTTCCACGAATCCGCGCCTTGCGTATATCGGCCAGGATCTTTATCTGTCGGGCTATCAGATGGGTGAGCGGATCGTGAGCCTCATCGATAGTGGCCTCGTCGCGCTCTTTATCGCCACGCCCGGCCAGCTCAACATTCAGCCCCGCCTTGATGGCGCAGTGGCTGCAATCAAGAAATCGGGCAAGAAGATCGACGTGCAGACCATCGCAACCGGCGCGACCGTCAACGAAGAACTCTCGAAGATCAAATCCTTCTTTCTCGGCCACCAGGATCTCAAAGGCATGTTCGCGGTGGACGCGGGTAGCACCCAGGGCGTCGCCGTGACGATGAAGGAATCCAACCTGCCGTCCAAAGGTGTCCACGGCGGCGGCTTTGACCTGTTGCCGCGCACGGTCGATCTGATTAACGAAGGCTTCCTCGATTTCACGATCGACCAGCAACCGTACGTGCAGGGTTTCTATACCGTGGTCCAGGCGTTCACCTTTCTCGCCTCCGGCGGGCTCGTTGGGCCGGCCAACGTCAACACGGGTCTGAAGTTCGTCACCAAGGGTACAGTCGATCCGTACCTGAACACGTCGACGCGCTATGAAGGCAAGAGCACGAAAGCCCAGATCGTGCCACGCACGGGTGCGATCAAAGGGTGA
- a CDS encoding ABC transporter permease — protein MTSSVTDAQKPAKRPRRWSGALGRSSEIRIFAVALILCIYFETVNHDFLLTGASLQNLSQFIAPVAIIAFGEIMLMIGGEIDLSAGMVFAFAPFIMHFAIEAGLPPWLGMLTGVVAAGIVGLINGAVTVYLRIPSFVTTLGTLFFVNGLTLTISRGTPVSPPENSAFAAFMGEWGYSEIIWTLAIAAFMHVLLRHTRWGLHTIASGANPLGASEAGIQVRRLKLGNFILAALLAGLTGILEGFRITSIDPQAGGNQIMFLAVAAAVIGGTPLAGGSGTIIGGLIGAAVLGILNDGFTLIGINAFTFNMILGAAILGAMIFNIHVVRLARKGEL, from the coding sequence GTGACGTCTTCCGTGACGGACGCCCAGAAACCCGCCAAACGTCCGAGGCGCTGGTCAGGCGCGCTCGGACGTTCCAGCGAGATCCGCATCTTTGCGGTGGCGCTCATCCTCTGCATCTACTTCGAAACGGTCAACCATGACTTTCTGCTGACCGGCGCGAGTCTGCAGAATCTCTCGCAATTCATCGCACCAGTGGCGATCATTGCCTTTGGCGAAATCATGCTGATGATCGGCGGGGAGATCGATCTCTCCGCCGGGATGGTCTTTGCGTTTGCGCCGTTCATCATGCATTTCGCCATCGAGGCGGGCTTGCCGCCATGGCTTGGAATGCTCACCGGCGTGGTTGCCGCGGGCATCGTCGGGCTGATCAATGGCGCGGTGACGGTATACCTGCGCATCCCATCGTTCGTGACGACGCTCGGCACGTTGTTCTTCGTGAACGGCCTCACGCTGACGATCTCGCGAGGCACACCAGTTTCGCCACCGGAAAATTCAGCATTTGCGGCATTCATGGGCGAATGGGGTTACAGCGAAATCATCTGGACGCTTGCCATTGCGGCCTTCATGCACGTGCTGCTACGTCACACACGCTGGGGTTTGCATACGATCGCGTCGGGCGCGAATCCGCTGGGCGCGAGCGAGGCGGGGATACAGGTCAGACGCCTGAAGCTGGGCAACTTCATTCTTGCCGCGCTGCTCGCCGGGCTGACCGGGATCCTGGAGGGTTTCCGCATCACGTCGATCGATCCGCAAGCAGGCGGCAACCAGATCATGTTTCTTGCCGTCGCCGCTGCCGTGATTGGCGGCACGCCCCTCGCCGGCGGATCGGGCACGATCATAGGCGGGCTGATCGGCGCGGCGGTGCTTGGCATTCTCAACGACGGCTTCACGCTGATCGGCATCAACGCCTTCACCTTCAACATGATTCTCGGCGCGGCGATTCTCGGCGCCATGATCTTCAACATCCACGTGGTTCGTCTCGCACGCAAGGGGGAGCTGTAA
- a CDS encoding ATP-binding cassette domain-containing protein gives MSEVLEALRGEDIVKRFGAVTALDGVTLTLKQGEILGVLGDNGAGKSTLIKILTGFHQQTSGKLFVGGAETMLRSVDHARSLGIECVYQDLALANSLSIYHNMFLNREIIRRGPFRLLNNRAMRERAAECLEEIGVHVPSVDLPVEQLSGGQRQAIAVARAVNSNAKILLLDEPLAAMGAREAGLIIDLILRLKAKGGLSIIMIMHNYAQTLDIADRVMLMQRGRVTYQREAASTSVEELMDIVRREYRAMRATTR, from the coding sequence ATGTCCGAGGTGCTGGAGGCGCTGCGCGGCGAAGACATTGTCAAACGTTTCGGCGCGGTTACCGCGCTCGATGGCGTGACGCTGACGCTAAAACAGGGCGAGATTCTTGGCGTACTCGGTGACAACGGCGCAGGCAAATCGACGCTGATCAAGATTCTGACTGGCTTTCATCAGCAGACCAGCGGCAAGCTTTTTGTCGGCGGCGCGGAAACGATGCTGCGCTCGGTCGATCACGCCCGTTCACTCGGCATTGAATGCGTCTATCAGGATCTGGCGCTCGCCAATTCCCTGAGCATTTATCACAACATGTTCCTGAATCGGGAAATCATCCGTCGAGGGCCATTTCGCCTGTTGAACAATCGCGCCATGCGTGAGCGCGCCGCGGAGTGTCTTGAAGAAATCGGCGTGCACGTGCCCTCGGTCGACCTGCCGGTCGAGCAGCTTTCCGGCGGGCAGCGGCAGGCTATCGCGGTCGCTCGCGCGGTCAATTCGAATGCAAAGATACTGCTGCTCGACGAACCGCTGGCTGCGATGGGCGCCCGCGAGGCGGGACTGATCATCGACCTGATCCTTCGGCTCAAGGCGAAAGGCGGCCTGTCTATCATCATGATCATGCACAACTACGCGCAGACGCTCGACATCGCAGACCGTGTGATGCTGATGCAACGCGGACGTGTGACCTACCAGCGTGAGGCAGCCAGCACGTCCGTCGAGGAGCTGATGGATATCGTGCGACGCGAATATCGGGCAATGCGGGCAACGACGCGCTGA
- a CDS encoding amidohydrolase family protein: protein MNIFDEEKIDCHNHIFDPDRFPYRADTAYRPSMQEIGTAAQFAHVMDACGVRHALLVGPTSGYRTDNRCMLDAIARHGDRFKGIAVVDNDVSRAALLEMKGAGVVGVAFNPAMEGVEVMSDADALFNTLADLDMFAQIQVTGDQLVALEPLIGRTATRVLIDHCGRPDVAAGLNQPGFQSLMRLADTARTFVKISGLQKFSQLDYPYEDAQIFARQILRTFGPDRCVWGSDWPFLRAPARMDYAPLLTLVQRLIPDPDARRRVLWTTPRSLFGFGACDTVAALNEP from the coding sequence ATGAATATCTTCGATGAAGAGAAGATCGACTGTCACAACCATATTTTCGATCCCGACCGTTTTCCTTATCGCGCCGACACGGCGTACCGGCCGTCGATGCAGGAGATCGGCACCGCTGCGCAGTTCGCTCACGTGATGGACGCATGCGGCGTGCGGCATGCGTTGCTGGTCGGACCGACGAGCGGCTACCGCACTGACAATCGCTGCATGCTCGATGCCATCGCGCGTCATGGCGATCGTTTCAAAGGCATCGCCGTGGTGGACAACGACGTGAGCCGGGCAGCGTTGCTGGAGATGAAGGGCGCGGGCGTCGTCGGCGTTGCCTTCAATCCGGCGATGGAAGGTGTCGAAGTGATGAGCGATGCCGACGCGCTATTCAACACGCTGGCCGACCTCGATATGTTCGCGCAGATCCAGGTCACGGGCGATCAGTTGGTCGCGCTCGAACCGCTGATTGGGCGGACTGCGACGCGCGTGCTGATCGACCATTGTGGTCGCCCCGATGTCGCGGCCGGCTTGAACCAACCCGGCTTCCAGTCGCTGATGCGTCTTGCCGACACGGCGCGCACTTTCGTCAAGATTTCCGGGCTGCAGAAATTTTCGCAGCTTGACTATCCGTACGAAGATGCGCAGATTTTCGCGCGGCAGATTCTGCGCACGTTCGGCCCGGATCGCTGCGTGTGGGGTTCGGATTGGCCGTTCCTGCGCGCGCCGGCGCGAATGGATTATGCGCCGCTGCTGACGTTGGTCCAACGCCTGATTCCCGATCCGGACGCACGCCGACGCGTCTTGTGGACTACGCCTCGCAGCTTGTTCGGCTTCGGCGCTTGCGATACGGTCGCAGCATTGAATGAGCCTTGA
- a CDS encoding sugar phosphate isomerase/epimerase family protein → MSTPTEAPKLAVAHLTALELAPLEWVTQAARAGFDAVGLRLNPTSADAIAYPSIVGSEAHRALRRVLVDEGMTVHDVEFIPVLPDIDVASYAPMFDAAAYLGARCVTVSGDDPDAGRLAANLAALCELAAQYGLRVDLEFMRWRHVGTLNQARSMVERVDNANLAILVDALHLARSGGSPADIQALPVGMVRAVQLCDASQHAPVGDDATILEARAGRLPPGEGVLPLIDLLDALPAGTALGVEMPLPSLPAKDRLELAYRSTRAMLEVARCRHASLGESHQ, encoded by the coding sequence TTGAGCACGCCGACAGAAGCGCCGAAGCTCGCGGTCGCGCATCTCACCGCGCTGGAACTGGCCCCGCTGGAGTGGGTAACGCAGGCGGCGCGCGCGGGATTCGATGCAGTGGGGCTCAGGCTGAACCCGACCTCCGCGGATGCGATCGCGTACCCGTCCATCGTGGGGAGCGAAGCGCATCGCGCACTGCGTCGCGTGCTCGTCGACGAGGGCATGACGGTGCACGACGTCGAGTTCATTCCGGTGCTGCCCGATATCGACGTCGCGTCCTATGCGCCGATGTTCGACGCAGCGGCCTATCTGGGCGCCCGTTGCGTCACGGTCTCGGGCGACGATCCCGACGCCGGGCGGCTTGCGGCCAACCTCGCGGCCCTGTGTGAACTGGCCGCGCAATATGGCCTGCGTGTCGATCTGGAGTTCATGCGCTGGCGCCACGTCGGTACGCTGAACCAGGCCCGCTCGATGGTCGAGCGTGTGGACAATGCCAACCTCGCGATTCTCGTCGACGCGTTGCACCTCGCGCGCTCGGGCGGCAGCCCGGCCGACATTCAGGCATTACCCGTGGGAATGGTGCGTGCCGTGCAGCTTTGCGACGCGTCGCAACACGCGCCGGTCGGGGACGACGCGACGATCCTCGAAGCGCGCGCGGGCCGGTTGCCGCCGGGCGAAGGGGTTTTGCCGCTCATCGACTTGCTGGACGCGCTGCCTGCCGGCACGGCCTTGGGCGTGGAAATGCCGTTGCCGTCGCTGCCCGCGAAGGACCGGCTCGAACTTGCGTACCGAAGCACGCGCGCTATGCTTGAAGTTGCACGCTGCCGTCACGCATCGCTCGGAGAGTCGCATCAATGA
- a CDS encoding SDR family NAD(P)-dependent oxidoreductase: MTRSLDGKVAIVTGAARGIGLGIAQKLKADGARVAVWDLNVNDCGAQRLGFMPDHVQQVDVAAIDSVEQAFAATLEHLGHVDILVNNAGINGPVAPCWEYPVDAWQRVIAVDLNSVFYCCRVAIPHMRARGGGRIVNVASIAGKEGVQFISGYSAAKAGVIAFTKAAAKELAKDNVLINCVAPAMVETELFTEMSDAHIEASKAKIPMGRFLQIEEVGAMVSWIASPECSFTSGFTFDLTGGRATY; the protein is encoded by the coding sequence ATGACTCGCTCTCTCGACGGGAAAGTGGCCATCGTCACGGGCGCCGCGCGTGGCATCGGTCTGGGCATCGCGCAAAAGCTGAAAGCGGATGGCGCACGCGTGGCGGTGTGGGATCTGAACGTGAACGACTGCGGTGCGCAACGGCTGGGTTTCATGCCCGACCACGTTCAGCAAGTAGACGTCGCCGCCATCGACTCGGTCGAACAGGCCTTCGCGGCCACGCTCGAACATCTCGGGCACGTGGATATCCTCGTGAACAACGCGGGCATCAACGGACCGGTGGCGCCGTGCTGGGAATATCCGGTGGATGCATGGCAACGTGTGATCGCCGTGGATCTGAACAGCGTGTTTTACTGCTGCCGCGTCGCGATTCCGCATATGCGTGCGCGTGGCGGCGGCCGCATCGTCAATGTGGCGTCGATCGCGGGCAAGGAAGGCGTTCAGTTCATCTCGGGGTACTCGGCGGCGAAAGCGGGCGTTATCGCGTTCACCAAGGCCGCGGCGAAAGAGCTGGCGAAGGACAACGTGCTCATCAACTGCGTCGCGCCGGCGATGGTCGAGACCGAACTGTTCACTGAAATGTCCGACGCGCATATCGAGGCGAGCAAGGCCAAGATTCCGATGGGCCGCTTCCTGCAGATCGAGGAAGTCGGTGCGATGGTCAGCTGGATCGCGAGCCCCGAATGCAGTTTTACGAGCGGCTTCACCTTCGATCTGACCGGCGGGAGGGCCACCTATTGA